One region of Catenuloplanes indicus genomic DNA includes:
- a CDS encoding LamG domain-containing protein: protein MTFYVNGVVQGYVTVKASWYADGPVQIGRRYNKAGYRDFFKGEVADVALFDRIVMPDQIRELAELSPRRVGYWTLNSAAGDTSPYYSDDDTTPGQDLTLAGGPVLCAPDTDEDPTAMPALVGAGHLVLDGVDDHAYTAGPVAATDGSFTVSMRVLPSSAQCGSGRAAISRAGTKASGFVIRCGATGRWEAVLAQDDATGSAETVIDTGVPVSTNSSGRALVYNAFLNTVSLYVDGALSAAATVPHSSDWAAGGGLQVGRAMTGGAYGQYFAGVVDDVRVYAGVATTPMVQSLAGRTEQTHL from the coding sequence ATGACGTTCTACGTCAATGGCGTGGTGCAGGGCTACGTCACGGTCAAGGCGAGTTGGTACGCGGACGGGCCGGTGCAGATCGGCCGCCGGTACAACAAGGCCGGTTACCGCGACTTCTTCAAGGGCGAGGTGGCGGATGTGGCGCTCTTCGACCGGATCGTGATGCCCGACCAGATCAGGGAACTGGCCGAGCTGTCGCCTCGCCGGGTCGGCTACTGGACGCTGAACTCGGCCGCTGGTGACACGTCGCCGTACTACAGCGACGACGACACCACGCCGGGGCAGGATCTGACGCTGGCCGGCGGGCCGGTGCTCTGTGCCCCGGATACGGATGAAGACCCGACCGCGATGCCGGCGCTCGTCGGGGCGGGCCACTTGGTGCTGGACGGCGTCGACGACCACGCGTACACGGCCGGGCCGGTCGCCGCGACCGACGGCAGCTTCACCGTATCCATGCGGGTGTTGCCTTCGTCGGCGCAATGCGGCTCTGGCCGCGCGGCGATCTCGCGGGCCGGGACCAAGGCAAGTGGGTTCGTGATCAGGTGTGGTGCCACCGGCCGCTGGGAGGCGGTCCTGGCGCAGGACGATGCGACCGGCTCGGCGGAGACGGTGATCGACACTGGAGTCCCGGTGAGCACCAACAGCAGTGGACGGGCACTGGTTTACAACGCATTCCTGAACACGGTCTCGCTCTACGTCGATGGCGCGCTGAGCGCCGCGGCCACTGTGCCGCACTCGTCCGACTGGGCCGCCGGTGGCGGTCTGCAGGTGGGCCGGGCGATGACCGGCGGCGCGTATGGCCAGTATTTCGCCGGTGTGGTCGACGACGTGCGGGTATACGCCGGTGTCGCGACCACGCCGATGGTTCAGTCGCTGGCCGGGCGCACGGAACAGACGCACCTCTGA
- a CDS encoding ATP-dependent DNA ligase: MRFIDLAATSSAVAATSARKAKIELLADALRRLDPGEVTAGAAYLAGELRQRQTGVGYASLRDLPPPATEPTLTVAGVDAAIAELSAASGTGSQAKRRALVGALFAAATAEEQRLLTGLFSGELRQGAQAGILADAIAKAADVPAPAVRRALLLSGDLKTVAAAALHGGAPALAEFSLQVGRPLAPMLAQSAPTVEAALASTGVPAMVDVKLDGIRIQVHRAGDDVSVFTRSLDDITGRMPEVVAAVRSLPPGDLVLDGEAIALDATGRPRPFQETSARAATRTGGTVSATGTVLTPYFFDLLHLDGTDLLDAPGTTRWAALADTLPPELIVGREQAPDAERGTELFATAIRAGQEGVVIKSLDAPYDSGRRGGAWVKVKPRHTLDLVVLAVEWGSGRRKGWLSNLHLGARDEETGGFVMLGKTFKGLTDELLRWQTERFLSLAVDRGDWVVTVRPEQVVEIAFDGVQTSPRYPGGVALRFARVLRYRDDKPASEADTITTVRAIHAGQRSA; encoded by the coding sequence GTGAGGTTCATCGACCTGGCAGCCACCTCTTCCGCTGTCGCGGCCACCTCGGCGCGTAAGGCGAAGATCGAGCTGCTCGCCGACGCGCTGCGCCGGCTCGACCCGGGCGAGGTGACGGCCGGTGCCGCCTACCTCGCCGGTGAGCTGCGACAGCGCCAGACCGGTGTGGGCTATGCGAGCCTGCGCGACCTCCCGCCGCCCGCGACCGAGCCGACGCTGACCGTGGCCGGCGTCGACGCCGCGATCGCGGAGCTGTCCGCGGCCTCCGGCACCGGCTCGCAGGCCAAGCGCCGCGCGCTGGTCGGCGCGCTCTTCGCCGCCGCCACCGCGGAGGAGCAGCGGCTGCTCACCGGCCTGTTCAGCGGCGAGCTGCGCCAGGGTGCCCAGGCCGGCATACTCGCGGATGCGATCGCGAAGGCTGCCGACGTGCCCGCGCCCGCCGTTCGCCGCGCGCTGCTGCTCAGCGGCGACCTCAAAACCGTGGCCGCGGCCGCGCTGCACGGCGGCGCACCCGCGCTCGCCGAGTTCTCACTCCAGGTCGGCCGCCCGCTCGCCCCGATGCTGGCGCAGAGCGCACCCACGGTCGAGGCGGCGCTTGCGAGCACCGGCGTGCCCGCGATGGTCGACGTGAAGCTCGACGGCATCCGCATCCAGGTGCACCGGGCCGGCGACGACGTCTCCGTCTTCACCCGCAGCCTGGACGACATCACCGGCCGCATGCCCGAGGTGGTCGCGGCCGTCCGCTCGCTGCCGCCCGGCGACCTGGTGCTGGACGGCGAGGCGATCGCGCTGGACGCGACCGGCCGCCCGCGCCCGTTCCAGGAGACGTCCGCCCGCGCCGCCACCCGCACCGGCGGCACCGTCTCCGCGACCGGCACCGTCCTCACGCCGTACTTCTTCGATCTGCTGCATCTCGACGGCACCGATTTGCTGGACGCGCCCGGCACCACCCGCTGGGCCGCGCTCGCCGACACGCTGCCGCCGGAGCTGATCGTCGGCCGCGAACAGGCTCCTGATGCCGAGCGCGGCACCGAGCTGTTCGCCACCGCGATCCGCGCCGGCCAGGAGGGCGTGGTGATCAAGTCGCTGGACGCGCCGTACGACTCCGGCCGCCGCGGCGGCGCCTGGGTCAAGGTCAAGCCCCGGCACACGCTCGACCTGGTCGTGCTCGCGGTCGAGTGGGGCAGCGGCCGCCGCAAGGGCTGGCTGTCCAACCTGCACCTCGGCGCGCGGGACGAGGAGACCGGCGGCTTCGTCATGCTCGGCAAGACCTTCAAGGGCCTCACCGACGAGCTGCTGCGCTGGCAGACCGAGCGGTTCCTGTCGCTCGCGGTCGACCGCGGCGACTGGGTGGTCACGGTCCGCCCCGAGCAGGTGGTCGAGATCGCGTTCGACGGCGTCCAGACCAGCCCGCGCTACCCCGGCGGCGTCGCGCTGCGCTTCGCCCGCGTGCTGCGCTACCGCGACGACAAGCCCGCCTCCGAGGCCGACACGATCACCACGGTCCGCGCCATCCACGCGGGCCAGCGGTCCGCCTGA